The sequence CATATCCGTCCAAAATGCTTTAGGATTTGCGTACGGATCTGGTTTCGGCGATCAGCGCACATGTACGATAAATATACACTTCAGCCCGTTctatgtttgtattttcatttcgaGCACTTCCCGTTTCTTCTAAATGCACGGCCGAAGCCGCGTTTTCCTGCTCCGCCGTATCCACTTCAAAGACAGCGACCGCCCTCGCCAACTCTCCTGCCAAACGAGCCCGTCGCCGCTCCCGCCAGATTCAAACCTCAAACCCCTCTGCCTCCAAGGTCGactccacgaggcgctgtcgggaATGGCTACGCTCGGCACCGAGGTCAGGTTCCACGGGTACGACGCCCTCCTGACCGCGTGCATCGACCGAAGGGCCTTCCTAGAGGGCCAATTGGTCCACGCCCACATGATCAAGTCCCAGTACCTCCCTTCCGTGTACCTCGCCACCCGGCTGCTCATCATGTATGTGAAGTGCGACTCCTTGAACGACGCTCGCCACATGCTCGAGGCAATGCCTGAAAGGAACGTTGTCTCGTGGACCGCCATGATCTCAGGATATTCTCAGAAGGGTCACCGCGCTGAGGCCTTGGAGCTGTTTGTTAAGATGATGGAAGCCGGTAAAGCTGAATATTGTTACTTTCTATTGCATCATAATTATATTTGAATCTTCGGTTTGGGTAATGCCAATCATCTAGGTATCTATCACCTGAACCATTCAACACATTTATGGCAGGATAACATAGAGAAGGAACATGTTCCACAGACTCAAGAGCTTGATGTTcttgacaacctttacaagtttgaGTTATTACTACTTTAAAAAACAAGTATTTGGGTGCGATGCTTGATCTGTTCAAATGAACAGCTATTACATGTTCTCATAAATGATTTTACACATCATCTTATATCAAAGCTGTTTATATTAGTGATAGTAAAATCCATTAGTTGTAAATGGACCTATTTTTGTTTATAATAATTAGTGTCTATAACTCATAACAGATAAAGAGGGAAATTGCAGCTGCATCAGTTTCCTATCATCTAAGTAGCTTACAATGTTTAAGTTGATTTCCATATGAATCTATCAAGATTTAGGGAACAGCTCAGTGAGAACATTTAAATTACCATCTTATATATGATATCATTCTTTAGACATAATATCATAAGCTCTTCAAGACACAATGATTTGTTGTGATATAAAGCATAGAGAAGATATGCTTTTCTTCTCTTTCGTAAGGACCTTTTTCTTTTAGAATTACAGAGGGAGTAATTGGTGATGTAGTACTATACTCCTGTGTACCAAGAGAATTAACTACCTCAAATGCTTAAGGCAGTACCTTGATGGAGATTTGTACCAAGAACCTTTTCAAGGCGAAGAGCGGAATCAACCACTGCACCAATTCCCGGTTGATCTCTTTAGTAAAAACCATAATCTTGTGTTGCTTTGTAGCTTACAGAGCATCAACATTACTTCTATTGGATCTTTTGTTTTCTGTGTTCCCTGCTGACTTATTCCCAAAATAAGGATAGAAGAACTGGGAAAATCCAAATGACTAGAGTCAAAATACATCAGATGCTGCTATATTGAATCTTTATCCCATGGCATGAATTCACAGGTCAATTGCCAGATGAATACACTTTCGCTACGGTGCTCACTTCTTGTACTGGTCCTTTTGGGCCTAAACATGGCAGGCAGATTCATTCCCTAGCACTCAAGACCAACTTTGACTCTCATATGTTTGTTGGGAGTTCATTGCTTGACATGTATGCAAAGGCCAGCGAAATCGATGATGCTCGGAGAGTCTTTGACATGTTGCCTGACAGGGATGTTGTTTCTTGTACTGCCATTATTTCTGGATATGCCCAGTTGGGTCTTGATGCGGAAGCCTTGGAAGTGTTCAAATTACTACATAAAGAGGGAATGGAATGCAACTACGTTACCTTTTCCTGTCTTTTAAATGCACTCTCTGGACTTGCTGCTTTGGATTATGGTCGACAAGTGCATGGTTTGGTAATCAGATGTGAACTTCCATTTTATGTTGTCTTGCAAAACTCTCTGATTGACATGTATTCCAAGTGTGGTAGCTTAATATATTCAAGAAAAATCTTTGACAACATGCTTGAGAGATCTGTGATAAGTTGGAATGCAATGCTTGCAGGATATGGTAAGCATGGTTTAGGGAGTGAGGTTGTTCGTCTCTTTAAGTCCATGGTCCAAGAGGTGAGGCCTGATGGTGTTTCTTTTTTGGCTGTCCTGTCTGGGTGCAGTCACGGTGGATTGGTTGATGAGGGTTTAGATTTTTTTGACTTTATGGTTAATGGTCAAAGGATGAAACCAGATATAGGGCACTATGGATGCGTCATAGATCTACTCGGACGTGCTGGGAGAATAGAGAAGGCTTTGGACTTAATGAAGTGCATGCCCTTTGAACCAACCACAGCCATGTGGGGTTCTCTTCTGGGTGCATGTAGAGTTCATGCTAATGTTTCCATCGGAGAATTTGTTGCTCAAAAGCTTCTCGATATTGAGCCAGAAAATTCAGGGAACTTTGTGATACTCTCTAATATTTATGCTGCTGCCGGAAGATGGCAAGATGTCGCCAGAGTCAGGGAATTGATGAAAGAGAGGACAGTGACAAAAGAACCAGGCAGAAGTTGGATCAATCTTGACAAAACCATGCATACTTTCTATTCCAGTGATCGGTCGCATCCCCAGAGGGAACAGATAAATGCCAAGATTATGGAGCTATATGAAAGGATCAAAGAAGCAGGTTATGTTCCAGACCTTAGCTGTGTATTGCATGATGTGGATGATGAGCAGAAGGAAAGCATCCTGCTTGGACATAGTGAGAAACTGGCAATAGCTTTTGGGTTGATGGGCAGTACCCCTTGCAAGTTGATTCGTATTACAAAGAACCTTCGGATCTGTGTTGATTGTCACAATTTTGCCAAGTATGTGTCAAAGGTATATGCAAGATATATATCTCT comes from Musa acuminata AAA Group cultivar baxijiao chromosome BXJ3-3, Cavendish_Baxijiao_AAA, whole genome shotgun sequence and encodes:
- the LOC135633232 gene encoding putative pentatricopeptide repeat-containing protein At3g13770, mitochondrial, which produces MHGRSRVFLLRRIHFKDSDRPRQLSCQTSPSPLPPDSNLKPLCLQGRLHEALSGMATLGTEVRFHGYDALLTACIDRRAFLEGQLVHAHMIKSQYLPSVYLATRLLIMYVKCDSLNDARHMLEAMPERNVVSWTAMISGYSQKGHRAEALELFVKMMEAGQLPDEYTFATVLTSCTGPFGPKHGRQIHSLALKTNFDSHMFVGSSLLDMYAKASEIDDARRVFDMLPDRDVVSCTAIISGYAQLGLDAEALEVFKLLHKEGMECNYVTFSCLLNALSGLAALDYGRQVHGLVIRCELPFYVVLQNSLIDMYSKCGSLIYSRKIFDNMLERSVISWNAMLAGYGKHGLGSEVVRLFKSMVQEVRPDGVSFLAVLSGCSHGGLVDEGLDFFDFMVNGQRMKPDIGHYGCVIDLLGRAGRIEKALDLMKCMPFEPTTAMWGSLLGACRVHANVSIGEFVAQKLLDIEPENSGNFVILSNIYAAAGRWQDVARVRELMKERTVTKEPGRSWINLDKTMHTFYSSDRSHPQREQINAKIMELYERIKEAGYVPDLSCVLHDVDDEQKESILLGHSEKLAIAFGLMGSTPCKLIRITKNLRICVDCHNFAKYVSKVYARYISLRDSNRFHLIVRGTCTCRDYW